The Gammaproteobacteria bacterium DNA segment AACGTCAGTTTGGCAAGGGCGCGGTCATGCGCATGGGTGACGCGACCGAGCGCAACGTAGAAGTGATCTCCACCGGTTCCCTGGGTCTCGATATCGCCTTGGGTATCGGTGGCCTGCCCAAGGGGCGCGTGGTCGAGGTCTTTGGCCCGGAGTCCTCCGGCAAGACCACGCTGACCCTTCAGGTGATCGCGGAGTGCCAGAAGCTGGGCGGGACCGCGGCCTTCATCGACGCCGAGCACGCGCTCGATCCCGGGTACGCGGGAAAACTGGGTGTGAACGTCGACGACCTGCTGGTCTCGCAGCCGGATACGGGCGAGCAGGCGTTGGAGATCGCCGACATGCTGGTGCGCTCCGGCGCAGTGGATGTCGTCATCATCGACTCGGTGGCCGCGCTGACGCCGAAGGCCGAGATCGAGGGCGACATGGGCGACTCGCACGTTGGCCTGCATGCACGGTTGATGTCTCAGGCCTTGCGCAAACTCACCGGGAACATCAAGCGGTCGAACACCATGGTGATCTTCATCAACCAGATCCGCATGAAGATCGGTGTGATGTTCGGCAATCCCGAGACGACGACCGGCGGCAACGCGCTGAAGTTCTACGCCTCCGTTCGGTTGGACATCCGGCGTATCGGCGCGATAAAGCGCGGAGACGAGGTCGTGGGCAGCGAAACGCGCGTCAAGGTGGTCAAGAACAAGATGGCGCCGCCGTTCAAAAAGGCCGAGTTCGAGATCCTCTACGGTGACGGTATCTCGCGTATGGGTGAACTCGTCGACCTCGGCGTGCAGGAGGGGCTGATCGGCAAGTCGGGTGCGTGGTACAGCTACGGCAACGATCGCATCGGCCAGGGAAAGGAGAATGCGCGGCAGTTCCTGAAGGAGAACCCGGATGTCGCCGAGGCCGTGGAGGCCGCGCTGCGCGAACGGTTTCTGCCCGAGCAGCACGTGAAGACGAGTGAGGAGGCCGAACCTGCCGAGGCGTAGCGCAGAGGAACGCGCCCTCGGCCTGCTGGCGCGTCGCGAACATGCACGTGCCGAACTCGAGGGAAAGCTGCGGCGCGCCGGGATAGGCGCAGAGGAGTGCAATGTCGTACTCGACCGTCTCGAGGACGAGGGCCTCCTCAGCGATGCCAGGTTCGCGGAGAATTTTGTCCGTTCGCGTCGCGAACGAGGGTACGGACCGCTGAAGATCGCCGCCGAGCTTCGCCAGCGTAACGTGTCAGAAAGTATAGTAAACAGCGAGTTGTCAAGTCTTGATGATAAATGGATTGAAGTTGCGAAAACCCTGTATCGAAAACGTTGGGCCGCCGGTGACATCCCGGATTACAGGGAGAAGGCACGAAGGGCGCGCTTTCTCTCCGGTCGTGGGTTCCCGGAGGACGTCGTGAGGCGGGTATTGAGGGATCCGGGATGAGTGTGCCTTGCAAGACAGGGCCACAGAGGGATTCGTCGGGAACCTGACGCGATGAAGACGACGGCCGACCTACGACGCGGATTTCTCGACTATTTCCGGGAACGCGGGCACGAGATTGTGCCTTCCAGCCCCTTGGTGCCCGCGAACGACCCTACGCTGCTGTTCACCAACGCCGGCATGGTTCAGTTCAAGGACCTGTTTCTCGGGCGCGAGACACGGTCCTATACCCGGGCGGCAAGCAGCCAGCGTTGCGTGCGCGCCGGCGGCAAGCACAATGACCTGGAAAACGTCGGTTATACCGCGCGCCATCACACCTTCTTCGAGATGCTGGGCAATTTCAGCTTCGGGGATTACTTCAAGCGTGAGGCCATCGAGTACGCCTGGGATTTTCTCACACGCGTCCTCGATATTCCCGAGGAGCGCCTCTGGGTCACGGTGTACGAAGAAGACGACGAGGCGGCCGAAATCTGGCTGAATGAGCTAGGGGTTTCCGCCGACCGGTTCCGGCGCATCGGCGCCTCCGACAATTTTTGGACCATGGGCGACACGGGGCCGTGCGGTCCATGTTCCGAGATCTTTTACGATCATGGTTCGGCGGTTTTCGGCGGTCCACCGGGCAGTCCCGACGCCGAAGGCGATCGCTATGTCGAGGTCTGGAACCTGGTTTTTACGCAATACGGCCGGGACACTAATGGTACGCTGAATCCCATCTCGAACCCTTCCATCGATACCGGTATGGGCCTGGAGCGTCTAGCCGCAGTGATGCAGGGCGTCCATAATAACTACGATATCGACCTGTTCCGCCATCTCACCAACGCGGTGGTGGATCTCGTGCAGCCGCAGGACCCGGAAAGTCCTTCGGTTCGTGTGATCGCCGACCATATACGCTCCTGCGCCTTCCTCATCTCCGACGGGGTCCTGCCGGCGAACGAAGGGCGTGGTTACGTGTTGCGCCGCATCATCCGCCGTGCCGTGCGCCACGGTCATGCACTGGGTTTAAGGGAGCCCTTCTTCAACCGGCTCGTCACACCGCTGGCCGATGTCATGGGCGATGCCTACCCGGAACTGGTCGAGGCCCGTACCCGGGTCGAGCAGGCGCTGTTGCGGGAGGAGACGCGTTTTGCCGAGACCCTGGATCAGGGCTTGCGTATCCTGGAAGAGGACGTATCGCGACTGTCGGGGGAGGTGATCCCCGGAGAGACCATCTTCCGTCTCTACGACACCTACGGTTTTCCGGCGGATCTGACCGCCGATATCGCGCGCGAACGCGGCCTGCAGCTCGACATGGCGGGTTTCGAGCAACATATGGCCGCACAGCGCGAGCGTGCCCGGCGCGCCAGCCGGTTCGGTTCGGAGCAAGCCCTGTCGCTGGGAGATTTCGAGGGGGAAACCCGGTTTACCGGGTACGACGGTTGTGCGGACGAGGGTACGGTAATCGCCCTTTACCGTGATGGTGCCGCGGTCGAGTCCCTCGGCGAAGGTGAGCAAGGTGTTGTGTTTCTCGACCGAACACCTTTCTACGCGGAGTCCGGGGGGCAGGTCGGAGACATCGGGACCCTGAGCTCCGGCGAGTCGCGATTTCGGGTGAGCGACACTCAGAAACAGGGGGCGGCTCACGCGCATATGGGCGGGGTCGAGTCCGGTGCGATCAGCGTTGGACAACGC contains these protein-coding regions:
- the recA gene encoding recombinase RecA, which produces MDEKRQKALAAALGQIERQFGKGAVMRMGDATERNVEVISTGSLGLDIALGIGGLPKGRVVEVFGPESSGKTTLTLQVIAECQKLGGTAAFIDAEHALDPGYAGKLGVNVDDLLVSQPDTGEQALEIADMLVRSGAVDVVIIDSVAALTPKAEIEGDMGDSHVGLHARLMSQALRKLTGNIKRSNTMVIFINQIRMKIGVMFGNPETTTGGNALKFYASVRLDIRRIGAIKRGDEVVGSETRVKVVKNKMAPPFKKAEFEILYGDGISRMGELVDLGVQEGLIGKSGAWYSYGNDRIGQGKENARQFLKENPDVAEAVEAALRERFLPEQHVKTSEEAEPAEA
- a CDS encoding recombination regulator RecX, yielding MRRPNLPRRSAEERALGLLARREHARAELEGKLRRAGIGAEECNVVLDRLEDEGLLSDARFAENFVRSRRERGYGPLKIAAELRQRNVSESIVNSELSSLDDKWIEVAKTLYRKRWAAGDIPDYREKARRARFLSGRGFPEDVVRRVLRDPG
- the alaS gene encoding alanine--tRNA ligase; translation: MKTTADLRRGFLDYFRERGHEIVPSSPLVPANDPTLLFTNAGMVQFKDLFLGRETRSYTRAASSQRCVRAGGKHNDLENVGYTARHHTFFEMLGNFSFGDYFKREAIEYAWDFLTRVLDIPEERLWVTVYEEDDEAAEIWLNELGVSADRFRRIGASDNFWTMGDTGPCGPCSEIFYDHGSAVFGGPPGSPDAEGDRYVEVWNLVFTQYGRDTNGTLNPISNPSIDTGMGLERLAAVMQGVHNNYDIDLFRHLTNAVVDLVQPQDPESPSVRVIADHIRSCAFLISDGVLPANEGRGYVLRRIIRRAVRHGHALGLREPFFNRLVTPLADVMGDAYPELVEARTRVEQALLREETRFAETLDQGLRILEEDVSRLSGEVIPGETIFRLYDTYGFPADLTADIARERGLQLDMAGFEQHMAAQRERARRASRFGSEQALSLGDFEGETRFTGYDGCADEGTVIALYRDGAAVESLGEGEQGVVFLDRTPFYAESGGQVGDIGTLSSGESRFRVSDTQKQGAAHAHMGGVESGAISVGQRLDAEVDRERRQSVVLNHSATHLLHAALRTVLGTHVTQKGSLVAPDRLRFDFSHPDPVTQEELTEIERLVNREIRANAAASARVVDMDKAMELGAMALFGEKYGDEVRVLSIGDFSTELCGGTHVERAGDIGLLKIISETGISAGVRRIEAVTGQGALDWIDQHEKTLERVAELVKGARDEVGEKVGQLVARTRVLEKELDRLKAGMARQTGSDLAARAVDVAGIKVLAAAIDGADPKSLRETADQLKNKLGESAVVLATVRDGKVNLVAGVSKGSTGLIRAGDLVNEVARQVGGRGGGRPDMAQAGGNDPSALQGALQSVPAWVESQLGNS